One part of the Microlunatus elymi genome encodes these proteins:
- a CDS encoding glycosyltransferase, whose product MARILAYTPPATGHAFPLVSGLLTLQRYGHTVHVRTSPRIVDVLRRAGLETSALGPDVLGSESDNGAAAGKPGQLATGLQEVLRRGSAEMADLDAAVGAVRPDVLLVDGMAYGALTRAEAGGLPWALTLPSLLPMREPGIPPYSLGMRPARTPIGRARDAVLWPIVERAFGRALLPGINGLRREVGLPAFTSPLDVYNTPNLVIAMTGEPIEYRRHRLPGNVRMVGFQPWDPPAPGPDYLRQAGDPWILVTCSTDYQGDESLAQVVAAALAGRPYRVLITLADSYGRVDLPTAPNIFVERFAPHAAALQHAALVITHSGMGIVGKATRAGVPVVAVPFGRDQPEIARRVVEAGTGVRLPAARLTTERVRTAVRSAVALQPRAAQVAARLALTDPATDFADAVSELITSARPTLIGPAGRSD is encoded by the coding sequence ATGGCGCGCATCCTCGCTTACACACCACCCGCAACCGGCCACGCGTTTCCGCTGGTGTCAGGCTTGCTCACACTGCAACGCTACGGCCACACGGTCCATGTGCGGACGTCGCCACGGATCGTCGACGTGCTCCGCCGGGCCGGCCTGGAGACATCAGCCCTCGGCCCTGACGTCCTGGGGTCCGAATCCGACAACGGCGCGGCCGCCGGCAAGCCCGGCCAATTGGCCACCGGCCTGCAGGAGGTGCTTCGTCGCGGATCGGCCGAGATGGCTGATCTTGATGCTGCGGTGGGCGCAGTCCGGCCGGACGTGCTGCTCGTGGACGGCATGGCGTACGGGGCACTGACCCGTGCCGAAGCCGGCGGCCTGCCCTGGGCACTCACATTGCCGTCACTGCTGCCAATGCGCGAGCCCGGCATCCCTCCGTACAGCCTGGGGATGCGGCCGGCGCGCACACCGATCGGACGCGCCCGGGATGCCGTGCTTTGGCCGATCGTCGAACGCGCCTTCGGCAGGGCGCTGCTGCCCGGAATCAACGGCCTGCGCCGGGAGGTCGGCCTCCCGGCGTTCACCTCACCGCTGGACGTCTACAACACCCCCAACCTCGTGATCGCGATGACCGGGGAGCCGATCGAGTACCGGCGTCACCGGCTTCCGGGCAATGTCCGGATGGTCGGCTTCCAACCGTGGGATCCGCCCGCACCGGGCCCGGACTACCTGCGCCAGGCGGGTGATCCGTGGATCCTGGTGACCTGCTCCACCGACTACCAGGGCGACGAATCACTGGCCCAGGTCGTCGCCGCAGCGCTGGCCGGCCGACCGTACCGAGTGTTGATCACGTTGGCCGACAGCTACGGCAGGGTCGACCTCCCGACCGCACCCAACATCTTCGTCGAGCGGTTCGCCCCACACGCCGCCGCGCTCCAGCACGCAGCCCTGGTGATCACCCACTCCGGCATGGGCATTGTCGGCAAGGCCACTCGAGCCGGAGTTCCGGTGGTCGCGGTGCCGTTCGGGCGCGACCAGCCGGAGATCGCACGTCGCGTGGTCGAAGCCGGCACCGGCGTCCGACTACCGGCCGCACGGCTGACCACCGAGCGGGTTCGCACCGCGGTCCGAAGCGCCGTCGCCCTGCAGCCACGAGCCGCGCAGGTGGCCGCCCGACTCGCGCTGACCGATCCGGCCACCGACTTCGCCGATGCGGTCAGTGAACTGATCACCTCTGCACGGCCGACGTTGATCGGCCCGGCGGGCAGATCTGACTGA